The Metabacillus sediminilitoris genome window below encodes:
- a CDS encoding murein hydrolase activator EnvC family protein — MKRKIAVFSLAAIMGTSSLLLPNANLAFAESLEEKKQDIEKKQSNVSSSMSEKESEISKLEKEEAQLDSEIESLDLQVAETKGKIREEEASIAETKKKIEELKVQIEEVKARIAERNKLLEDRARALQESGGMVSYLDVLLGSQDFGDLVARVSAVTTIVEADREILRAHEEDKKLLEKSEADLNSQLKKLEDSLSELEALQTQLNSQVNKKKELMKKVQVDHEEASHEMHELEDEAAFLAEQKKAIELEEKRQKAAAEAAAREAARAAEEAKKKAAAAAKSSANSSSTSSSKSSSDSSSSSNSSSSSSSQKPAVSSGSFTWPASGTFTSGYGYRIHPVTGGRKLHAGIDIANSTGTPIVASASGTVIRSEYSSSYGNVVYITHNIGGQVYTTLYAHMDSRLVSSGQSVSKGQQIGTLGTTGRSTGPHLHFEIHKGPFSGSSSSVNPLDYL, encoded by the coding sequence TTGAAAAGAAAAATAGCTGTGTTCAGCTTGGCTGCGATCATGGGGACAAGCTCATTATTACTACCAAATGCCAATCTTGCCTTCGCTGAATCGTTAGAGGAAAAAAAGCAGGACATTGAAAAGAAACAATCCAATGTATCATCTAGCATGAGTGAAAAGGAAAGTGAAATCTCAAAACTAGAAAAAGAGGAAGCACAATTAGATTCGGAAATTGAATCCCTTGATCTTCAAGTAGCTGAAACAAAAGGAAAAATAAGAGAAGAAGAAGCTAGCATTGCAGAAACAAAGAAAAAGATTGAAGAATTGAAAGTGCAAATTGAGGAAGTAAAAGCTAGAATCGCAGAACGTAATAAATTATTAGAAGACCGCGCTCGTGCACTTCAAGAGAGCGGTGGAATGGTTAGCTATTTAGATGTGCTTCTTGGTTCGCAGGACTTTGGCGATCTTGTCGCACGGGTAAGTGCCGTTACGACAATTGTCGAAGCAGACCGCGAGATTCTTAGAGCCCATGAAGAAGATAAAAAGTTATTAGAAAAATCAGAGGCAGATCTAAATAGTCAATTAAAAAAATTAGAAGATTCCCTTTCGGAATTAGAAGCTCTGCAAACACAATTAAATAGTCAGGTTAATAAAAAGAAAGAACTTATGAAAAAAGTACAAGTGGATCATGAAGAAGCATCACATGAAATGCATGAATTAGAAGATGAAGCAGCATTTTTAGCTGAACAGAAAAAGGCGATTGAGCTAGAAGAAAAACGTCAAAAAGCTGCAGCAGAAGCAGCCGCTCGTGAAGCAGCCCGTGCAGCAGAGGAAGCTAAGAAAAAAGCCGCAGCAGCAGCTAAAAGCTCAGCAAATTCTAGTTCAACATCAAGTTCTAAATCCAGCTCAGATTCAAGTTCAAGTTCAAACAGTTCATCATCATCATCTTCACAAAAGCCAGCAGTTTCGAGCGGTAGCTTTACGTGGCCAGCATCAGGTACGTTTACTTCTGGTTATGGATACCGTATTCATCCTGTAACAGGCGGTAGAAAGTTACATGCTGGAATAGACATCGCAAACAGTACAGGTACACCAATTGTCGCATCAGCTAGTGGAACAGTCATCCGTTCTGAATATTCTAGCAGCTATGGAAATGTTGTTTACATTACACATAATATCGGCGGACAAGTCTATACAACACTATATGCGCATATGGATTCACGCCTTGTCAGTTCCGGACAATCTGTTTCAAAAGGTCAACAAATCGGAACCCTAGGTACGACAGGCCGTTCAACTGGACCGCATTTACACTTTGAAATTCATAAAGGACCATTTAGTGGTTCATCAAGTTCAGTTAATCCTTTAGACTATCTATAA
- the ftsX gene encoding permease-like cell division protein FtsX, giving the protein MINTLGRHFRETLKSLARNAWMTFASVSAVTVTLILVGTFLVIMMNLNNVATNLEEDVEIRVLIDVTANEKAQTKLKSEIEKIEQVDSVVYSPKEKELDQLVESLGEEGKSFELFEQNNPLNDVFVVKASNPQNTKLVADKIAKFDNASKVKYGQDEVEKLFDVLSISRNIGIALIIGLVFTAMFLISNTIKITIFARRREIEIMKLVGATNGFIRWPFFLEGLFLGVLGAVIPIALITTVYQSLYVWALPKLQGSFVELLPFSPFVFKISALLLLIGALIGVWGSLMSVRKFLKV; this is encoded by the coding sequence ATGATTAATACTCTTGGTCGTCATTTTCGTGAAACGCTAAAAAGCTTAGCAAGAAACGCTTGGATGACATTTGCGTCAGTTAGTGCAGTAACCGTGACATTAATATTAGTTGGTACATTTTTAGTGATCATGATGAACTTAAATAATGTCGCAACAAATCTTGAAGAAGATGTTGAAATTCGCGTTTTAATCGATGTAACAGCAAATGAAAAGGCACAGACAAAGTTAAAAAGTGAAATAGAAAAAATAGAACAGGTCGATTCAGTTGTCTACTCTCCTAAAGAAAAAGAACTTGATCAGCTAGTTGAGAGTTTAGGTGAAGAAGGTAAATCCTTCGAATTATTTGAACAAAACAATCCATTAAATGATGTGTTTGTTGTGAAAGCATCAAATCCTCAAAATACAAAGCTTGTTGCAGATAAAATTGCAAAGTTTGATAATGCATCAAAAGTAAAATATGGTCAAGACGAGGTTGAAAAGTTGTTTGATGTGCTTTCAATTTCTCGAAATATAGGGATCGCACTTATTATTGGTCTTGTTTTCACTGCGATGTTCTTAATCTCTAACACAATTAAAATTACCATTTTTGCACGTAGACGTGAGATTGAAATTATGAAGCTTGTTGGAGCAACAAATGGCTTTATTCGCTGGCCGTTTTTCTTAGAAGGGTTATTTTTAGGAGTTCTTGGAGCCGTCATCCCAATTGCTCTTATCACGACTGTTTATCAATCATTATACGTTTGGGCGCTGCCAAAACTTCAAGGTTCGTTTGTTGAATTACTGCCATTCAGCCCATTTGTATTTAAGATTTCCGCACTTTTACTCTTGATTGGTGCTTTAATCGGAGTATGGGGAAGCTTGATGTCAGTTCGTAAATTCTTAAAAGTGTAA
- the ftsE gene encoding cell division ATP-binding protein FtsE, translated as MIEMSEVYKTYPNGVLAINGIDIMINQGEFVYVVGPSGAGKSTFIKMMYREEKPSSGKIVINGVDLSQLKESKVPMLRRSIGVVFQDFKLLPKLTVFENVAFALEVIGENPKTIKKRVLDVLDLVQLKHKARFFPDELSGGEQQRVSIARSIVNNPAVMIADEPTGNLDPDTSWEIMHLFEEINNRGTTIVMATHNKEIVNTMKKRVIAVEDGKIVRDEARGEYGIYD; from the coding sequence ATGATCGAAATGTCAGAAGTATATAAAACATACCCAAATGGCGTTTTAGCCATTAATGGGATTGATATAATGATAAACCAAGGTGAGTTTGTCTATGTCGTTGGACCTAGTGGGGCCGGTAAGTCTACATTCATTAAAATGATGTACCGTGAGGAAAAACCTTCAAGCGGTAAGATCGTGATTAATGGCGTCGATTTATCACAGCTTAAAGAATCAAAGGTTCCGATGTTAAGAAGAAGTATTGGTGTCGTTTTCCAAGACTTTAAACTATTACCAAAACTAACAGTCTTTGAAAATGTTGCATTTGCATTAGAAGTTATTGGCGAGAATCCAAAAACAATTAAAAAGAGAGTACTGGATGTATTAGATCTTGTCCAGCTTAAACATAAAGCACGATTTTTCCCAGATGAGTTATCAGGCGGGGAACAGCAACGTGTTTCTATTGCACGTTCTATCGTAAATAATCCTGCTGTCATGATTGCGGATGAGCCGACAGGTAACCTTGATCCTGATACATCATGGGAAATCATGCATTTGTTCGAAGAAATTAATAATCGTGGCACAACAATTGTTATGGCAACACATAATAAAGAAATTGTTAACACGATGAAAAAGCGTGTCATCGCAGTCGAAGATGGAAAGATTGTGCGTGACGAAGCAAGAGGGGAGTATGGTATTTATGATTAA
- the cccB gene encoding cytochrome c551 — translation MKTKLLALMLGTSVILGACGGGEEEPQEEATGTTEGETATADAEEIVNQSCIGCHGQNLEGGGGPNLTEVGAKYNKDEIKDIIVNGKGSMPKGILDEAEAEVVASWLAEKK, via the coding sequence ATGAAAACAAAATTACTTGCCTTAATGCTAGGAACATCCGTTATTCTAGGAGCTTGTGGTGGTGGCGAAGAAGAGCCGCAAGAAGAAGCAACTGGTACAACAGAAGGCGAAACAGCGACTGCTGATGCTGAAGAAATCGTGAATCAAAGCTGTATTGGCTGCCATGGACAAAATCTTGAAGGCGGCGGCGGGCCTAATTTAACTGAGGTTGGCGCAAAGTACAACAAAGATGAAATCAAAGACATCATTGTGAATGGAAAAGGAAGCATGCCTAAAGGTATTTTAGATGAAGCAGAGGCTGAAGTTGTTGCTTCGTGGTTAGCAGAGAAAAAATAA